The following coding sequences lie in one Myxococcales bacterium genomic window:
- a CDS encoding 2-oxoacid:acceptor oxidoreductase subunit alpha: protein MTSTAPLQKTNGSQGEPLPQDYRVETVSQHVVEVVCDSGEGAQTAGQLFGTICAKMGNGVWTVEIIPAEIEPPVRSRSGASGNRVRIGSGEVTNMGDSADVVISFNEQVLYSRIDVGALRPGTTVFLESKWANDPQTAIREAYAEAKADFLARGYVIREVEMEEECLKVVPDARRGKNMFALGLMCALYGHDKQKVLHEVRAKFAKKGEKLQSANAALVETGYAWAERNLDVRYRIPARETTEELVVMNGNQATALGILAAGIELCSMYPITPATSVTHYLASAIHKTGGFIHQAEDEIAAIGFALGASYAGKTAVTVTSGPGLALKTEFIGFAVMAEIPLVIVNVQRGGPSTGLPTRVEQGDLLAALYAAPGDAPKIVMAPSTIPECFHFMITARQLAETFRGPVMVLTDANLATGQQPFKRPVPQEEWLAPPIDQGDWEAGVPAYAWDERTGLSTRPIPGQKGGEYVLTGLAHDERSKVAYESAINERAMQRRSAKLLTLQSTLKPPQIHGDPSGDLLVVGWGSARGAIEEAVDRIRADGGKVSSLTLRFLSPLEPGLKEIFSRFKRVMTVEINYSDDVSSPGVTEENRRYSQLAWYLRARTLVDIDCWSRVPGIPLPPGDIERELRRRLNVQ, encoded by the coding sequence ATGACCAGCACAGCGCCCCTTCAGAAGACCAACGGCTCTCAGGGGGAGCCGCTGCCCCAGGACTATCGCGTCGAGACGGTCAGCCAGCACGTCGTCGAGGTGGTGTGTGACTCCGGCGAGGGGGCCCAGACTGCGGGCCAGCTCTTCGGCACCATCTGCGCGAAGATGGGCAACGGCGTCTGGACGGTAGAGATCATCCCAGCGGAGATCGAACCGCCGGTGCGCTCCCGTTCGGGCGCCAGCGGAAACCGTGTCCGCATCGGCTCCGGCGAGGTCACCAACATGGGCGACTCCGCCGATGTGGTCATCTCGTTCAACGAGCAGGTGCTCTACAGCCGCATCGACGTCGGCGCGCTCAGGCCCGGCACCACGGTGTTCCTCGAGAGCAAATGGGCGAATGACCCGCAGACGGCGATCCGCGAGGCCTACGCCGAGGCCAAGGCCGACTTCTTGGCGCGGGGTTACGTCATCAGAGAAGTCGAGATGGAAGAGGAGTGCCTCAAGGTCGTGCCGGACGCGCGGCGCGGTAAGAACATGTTCGCGCTCGGCTTGATGTGTGCGCTCTACGGACACGACAAACAAAAAGTGCTCCACGAGGTGCGGGCCAAGTTCGCCAAGAAGGGCGAGAAGCTGCAGTCGGCGAACGCCGCGCTCGTCGAGACCGGCTACGCTTGGGCGGAGCGAAATCTGGACGTGCGTTATCGCATTCCGGCGCGTGAGACCACGGAGGAGCTCGTGGTCATGAATGGCAACCAGGCCACCGCTCTCGGGATCCTGGCTGCCGGCATCGAGCTCTGCTCCATGTATCCCATCACGCCGGCGACCTCGGTGACCCACTACCTGGCCTCCGCGATCCACAAGACCGGCGGATTCATCCACCAGGCCGAAGACGAGATCGCCGCCATCGGTTTCGCGCTCGGCGCATCGTACGCGGGCAAGACCGCCGTCACGGTTACCTCGGGGCCAGGGCTCGCGCTGAAGACGGAGTTCATCGGGTTCGCGGTGATGGCCGAAATTCCGCTGGTGATCGTCAACGTCCAGCGCGGCGGTCCAAGCACGGGATTGCCCACTCGGGTGGAGCAGGGTGACCTCTTGGCGGCGCTCTACGCCGCGCCCGGCGACGCGCCGAAGATCGTGATGGCTCCGTCCACCATCCCGGAGTGTTTTCACTTCATGATCACCGCCCGACAACTGGCCGAGACCTTCCGCGGACCGGTCATGGTCCTGACGGACGCCAACCTGGCGACGGGCCAGCAGCCGTTCAAGCGTCCCGTGCCACAGGAAGAATGGCTGGCCCCACCCATCGACCAGGGCGACTGGGAAGCGGGCGTGCCGGCCTACGCCTGGGACGAACGAACGGGCCTGTCGACCCGGCCGATTCCAGGGCAGAAGGGCGGCGAGTACGTGCTGACCGGCCTGGCGCACGACGAGCGCAGCAAGGTTGCTTATGAGTCCGCCATCAACGAGCGGGCCATGCAGCGGCGAAGCGCCAAGTTGCTCACGCTGCAGAGCACGCTAAAGCCACCGCAGATCCACGGCGACCCGAGCGGTGACCTCCTGGTCGTGGGCTGGGGTTCCGCTCGCGGAGCCATCGAGGAAGCGGTGGACCGCATCCGTGCCGACGGCGGCAAGGTGTCTTCGCTGACCCTGCGTTTCCTGTCTCCCCTCGAGCCGGGGCTCAAGGAGATCTTCAGCCGCTTCAAGCGCGTGATGACCGTCGAGATCAACTACAGCGACGACGTGAGCTCGCCGGGGGTCACGGAGGAAAATCGCAGATACTCTCAGCTCGCCTGGTACCTGCGGGCGCGGACGTTGGTCGACATCGATTGTTGGTCGCGCGTACCGGGCATTCCGCTTCCGCCCGGAGACATCGAACGCGAGCTGCGACGCCGGCTCAACGTGCAGTGA
- a CDS encoding ferritin family protein: protein MTHFNANEVLELALAIERTGEEFYRQAEQQVSDPKVKQTFRSLALEEVDHERVFKRMLERIGRFDPGESASEDYYAYLRAYVDNVVFSQARAAELLASTKDSETALRFAMQREQDAILFYLELKNLVPPEEHEVLDRIVTEERGHFRKLAELLGERSAESA, encoded by the coding sequence ATGACGCATTTCAACGCCAACGAAGTCCTCGAGCTTGCCCTCGCGATCGAGCGCACAGGCGAGGAGTTCTATCGCCAGGCCGAGCAGCAGGTCAGTGACCCCAAGGTCAAACAAACGTTCCGCTCGCTCGCGCTCGAAGAGGTCGACCACGAGCGGGTCTTCAAGCGCATGCTCGAGCGCATTGGCCGCTTCGACCCCGGCGAGAGCGCGTCCGAGGACTACTACGCTTACCTGCGAGCCTACGTGGACAACGTGGTGTTCTCCCAGGCGCGCGCTGCAGAGTTGCTCGCCAGCACGAAGGACAGCGAGACTGCCCTCCGGTTTGCCATGCAGCGGGAGCAGGACGCGATTCTGTTCTATCTGGAGCTGAAGAACCTGGTGCCCCCCGAAGAGCACGAGGTCCTCGACCGGATCGTGACCGAGGAGCGGGGGCACTTCCGCAAGCTCGCCGAGTTGCTCGGCGAACGTTCTGCCGAGTCGGCCTGA
- a CDS encoding hemerythrin domain-containing protein — protein sequence MAKSENSGDKRSQVLEEHREVVQHVSELDAWAEPNTPRDEKWGPELSRRASIVIEHLKHHFSGEAEGSLFADIAKHAPHLMGKLTTLTAEHREILAEFRQVAEHASALGPGDVKTAARIGVRARRAVAKLRRHEAEENELIFNTYWDDLGVGD from the coding sequence ATGGCAAAGAGCGAGAATTCCGGGGATAAGCGCAGTCAGGTCCTGGAGGAGCACCGCGAGGTCGTGCAGCACGTCAGTGAGCTGGACGCCTGGGCTGAGCCGAACACGCCGCGTGACGAGAAGTGGGGTCCGGAGCTGAGCCGTCGGGCTTCGATCGTCATCGAGCACCTGAAGCACCACTTCAGTGGCGAAGCCGAGGGCAGCCTTTTCGCCGATATCGCCAAACATGCTCCCCACCTCATGGGCAAGCTCACAACCTTGACCGCCGAGCACCGCGAGATTCTGGCGGAATTTCGTCAGGTAGCGGAGCACGCGAGCGCGCTCGGGCCTGGTGACGTCAAGACCGCAGCCCGCATCGGGGTGCGGGCGCGACGGGCGGTCGCAAAGCTGCGGCGTCACGAGGCCGAAGAGAACGAGCTCATCTTCAACACCTACTGGGACGATCTGGGCGTCGGCGACTGA
- a CDS encoding ferredoxin has product MPESEPSQRVCRGGTALALTERTLCGSGAVGTAAAAEGLALSGVRAARLLADEEVRLLSHAAAAVPWVLHRTTLQRARGNAFGAFELVASTAQEACDQALVAHMTALAGELLVHPGFERELWLIQPLSEDQVAPLFSEAASRERLVTDEDAVSRELGIAFEKVAAKLGRVIAPLTREHSHDAEVVIVTTADAREVALAASASLGVRCAVVSLAQLRPFPSKALVEAVSGKRVAVLEAGWMRGRLEPAVRAALGVNAQSLPTADPFGANPIPSLRAALGFPSQEEAVVPASSPRFVIGVVPAGARAEALLGDVAARLAQAGSITIAEPGGSGAASLLSVGRGAGSLGGQASIDLLLAADPVLLDPSRLETQLAEAGTVVIASAADSAQAVWSELSAAQRDVLRRRSARIQWLDTRQRTSELDAPNSAWLTLGRALIEASAPAVSKRLGLDENRVRSLAGEPALVAVEPTATTVARAARTTKERPVMPAGVTSSVASSWRTALRKFHVTGEGAAGAAALLPLAPAAVSAWLARGVEQQFPLLVDLDSEPAVVPFITAVSAAANSAGAVIAEHLPRFVASVAHELADAKGPAPVAVTLERALARFARDFELSAAAKKSFDGELANFRRSLPVAGRLLGLSQHVHLELYARVVLAERARRTSETLEQIKRLASALGDRIRIEAARSPKARSAEGVGSVLGEGAAFIDPSVLARTLPATRGPRPLDDERRRRIERAHQTLQRFLAELPTASELVVVHHGSVPDDLELGRAERIRHGDCFEVACGLFDGMVLRFAEVFRAARVARLELDGAYDEAVHGASIAALEWTGFSAEELLLVPPIVVVESADRVWKSSLDSLSRLLRSGRPIHVLVEESLALSGQPGLGYVLVAHREALVLQATLARPQHFSDGLARMAVALRPAVVLVAPRPVPGPIPAWLELGASLEGRALPPFSYDPDQGGSWAECFDIGQNPRAELAWPTSTLEIQSADGTAGKLEVTTTFADAAALSLEMRGHFWLIPREAWSDEQVELAPYLTRPPNDLTHLPFIWVVGEDGQFARAVVSRELAFACRERLRIWHVIQELGGADNEHARRAADAARHEAESEALRAQQALEASHQAELERVRNEEASTALRRLAEALLNPGALAAPAATAPPATTKSVARVGAPPPTPEAAAAASPPAPAPVVEEEVVSFSDPYVDTPLCTSCNECLNVNPLMFKYNGDKQAVLADAKAGTFLQLVRAAEKCPAACIHPGEPRKDDKTVDADLLARAARFN; this is encoded by the coding sequence GTGCCAGAGAGCGAACCGAGCCAGCGGGTGTGTCGCGGGGGCACAGCCCTGGCGTTGACGGAGAGGACCCTGTGCGGCTCGGGTGCCGTGGGAACGGCGGCAGCGGCCGAGGGGCTCGCGCTCTCGGGAGTGCGGGCAGCCCGCCTGCTGGCCGACGAGGAGGTGCGACTCCTGAGTCACGCGGCGGCTGCGGTGCCGTGGGTGCTCCACCGCACCACGTTGCAGCGCGCCCGGGGAAATGCGTTTGGCGCGTTCGAGCTGGTTGCATCCACAGCCCAAGAGGCCTGTGACCAGGCCTTGGTCGCGCACATGACGGCGTTGGCCGGCGAGCTGCTGGTCCACCCGGGGTTCGAGCGTGAGCTCTGGTTGATTCAACCGCTCTCGGAAGACCAGGTGGCGCCGCTCTTTTCGGAGGCTGCGAGTCGCGAACGCCTCGTCACCGACGAAGACGCGGTGAGTCGCGAGCTCGGGATCGCCTTCGAGAAGGTGGCGGCGAAGCTCGGCAGAGTAATCGCACCCCTGACGAGGGAGCACAGCCACGACGCGGAGGTGGTGATCGTCACGACCGCCGATGCACGGGAAGTAGCACTTGCGGCGTCGGCCTCGCTCGGTGTCCGTTGCGCGGTCGTCTCGCTGGCACAGCTCCGACCCTTTCCCAGCAAAGCGCTGGTCGAAGCGGTGTCCGGAAAACGCGTGGCCGTGCTCGAGGCCGGGTGGATGAGGGGGCGTCTGGAACCTGCGGTTCGAGCGGCGCTGGGTGTGAACGCGCAATCGCTGCCGACCGCGGATCCATTTGGCGCGAATCCGATCCCGTCGCTCCGCGCAGCACTGGGTTTCCCTTCACAGGAAGAGGCAGTCGTCCCAGCGAGCTCCCCGCGGTTTGTCATCGGTGTGGTGCCGGCCGGCGCGCGTGCCGAGGCGCTGCTCGGCGACGTCGCCGCACGGCTGGCACAGGCCGGCTCGATCACCATCGCCGAGCCGGGCGGTTCCGGGGCCGCGTCGCTCCTTTCAGTGGGGCGGGGCGCGGGCAGCCTTGGCGGGCAAGCCAGCATCGATCTGCTCCTGGCGGCCGATCCGGTCCTGCTCGACCCGAGTCGGCTCGAGACTCAGCTGGCCGAAGCTGGCACCGTGGTCATCGCGTCGGCGGCGGACAGCGCACAGGCAGTGTGGAGTGAGCTCAGCGCTGCGCAGCGCGACGTGCTGAGACGCCGCTCCGCGCGGATCCAATGGCTGGACACTCGCCAGCGAACCAGCGAGCTCGATGCTCCGAATTCGGCTTGGCTCACCCTCGGTCGCGCGCTGATCGAGGCGAGCGCGCCGGCGGTTTCCAAGCGGCTCGGACTGGACGAAAACCGTGTTCGGTCCCTGGCTGGCGAACCCGCGCTGGTCGCGGTCGAGCCCACGGCGACGACGGTTGCGCGCGCGGCGCGCACCACCAAAGAGCGCCCGGTCATGCCAGCGGGAGTTACGAGCTCTGTGGCGTCGAGCTGGCGGACCGCGCTTCGGAAGTTTCACGTGACGGGGGAGGGGGCCGCCGGTGCCGCTGCGCTCTTGCCGTTGGCGCCCGCTGCTGTCTCTGCCTGGCTCGCCCGGGGTGTCGAGCAACAGTTTCCTTTGCTGGTCGACCTCGACAGCGAGCCCGCCGTCGTCCCGTTCATCACTGCGGTTTCAGCGGCCGCGAATTCGGCGGGCGCCGTGATCGCGGAGCACTTGCCGCGGTTCGTCGCGTCGGTGGCGCACGAGCTGGCTGACGCGAAGGGCCCAGCCCCCGTCGCTGTCACGCTGGAGCGCGCGTTGGCGCGGTTCGCTCGGGACTTCGAGCTGAGCGCTGCCGCGAAGAAGAGCTTCGATGGGGAGCTCGCGAACTTCCGCCGATCACTCCCGGTGGCTGGGCGGTTGCTTGGACTTTCCCAGCACGTTCACCTCGAGCTGTACGCCCGAGTGGTCCTCGCCGAACGCGCGCGCCGCACCTCGGAGACGCTGGAACAGATCAAGCGCCTGGCTTCGGCGCTCGGTGATCGGATCCGGATCGAGGCCGCGCGTTCACCCAAGGCGCGCTCCGCCGAAGGTGTGGGCTCCGTCCTGGGCGAAGGCGCCGCATTCATCGACCCAAGTGTGCTCGCCCGGACATTGCCGGCGACGCGCGGGCCGCGGCCGCTCGACGACGAACGCCGACGGCGTATCGAGCGCGCACATCAGACGCTGCAGCGCTTCCTTGCCGAGTTGCCCACCGCTTCGGAGCTCGTGGTGGTTCACCACGGCAGTGTGCCCGACGACCTCGAGCTCGGGCGAGCGGAACGCATCCGTCACGGCGACTGTTTCGAGGTGGCGTGCGGACTCTTCGACGGCATGGTGCTGCGTTTTGCGGAGGTCTTTCGCGCCGCGCGGGTGGCGCGGCTCGAGCTCGACGGCGCCTACGACGAGGCTGTGCACGGCGCGAGCATCGCGGCTCTCGAGTGGACGGGTTTCAGCGCAGAAGAGCTGCTGCTCGTGCCGCCAATCGTCGTGGTCGAGAGCGCCGACCGAGTGTGGAAGTCCTCCCTCGACTCCCTCTCCAGACTGCTGCGCTCGGGCCGTCCGATTCACGTGCTGGTCGAAGAGAGCCTCGCCCTGTCGGGCCAACCGGGACTCGGCTACGTGCTCGTTGCGCACCGCGAAGCCCTCGTGCTTCAAGCCACGCTCGCACGCCCGCAGCATTTCAGCGACGGGCTCGCACGCATGGCTGTTGCGCTCAGACCGGCGGTCGTGCTCGTTGCTCCACGCCCTGTGCCCGGTCCCATCCCGGCCTGGCTCGAGCTCGGCGCCAGCCTCGAAGGGCGAGCGCTGCCTCCGTTTTCGTACGATCCGGACCAAGGTGGCTCGTGGGCGGAGTGTTTCGACATCGGGCAGAACCCCCGAGCCGAGCTGGCTTGGCCGACCTCGACGCTCGAGATCCAGAGCGCGGATGGCACCGCGGGCAAGCTCGAGGTGACGACCACGTTTGCCGACGCGGCGGCGCTCAGCCTGGAAATGCGCGGACACTTCTGGTTGATCCCGCGCGAGGCCTGGAGTGACGAACAGGTCGAGCTCGCCCCCTACCTGACTCGACCCCCGAACGACCTCACCCACTTGCCGTTCATCTGGGTGGTCGGCGAAGACGGACAATTCGCGCGGGCGGTCGTGTCTCGGGAGCTGGCGTTCGCGTGTCGCGAGCGCCTGCGCATCTGGCATGTGATCCAGGAGCTCGGTGGCGCCGACAACGAACACGCGCGCCGCGCAGCCGACGCCGCCCGCCACGAGGCCGAGTCCGAAGCGCTGCGGGCGCAGCAGGCACTCGAAGCGTCGCACCAAGCCGAGCTCGAGCGCGTTCGCAACGAGGAAGCCAGCACCGCGCTCCGCCGACTCGCCGAGGCGCTGCTCAATCCCGGGGCGCTCGCTGCGCCCGCGGCCACGGCTCCGCCGGCGACGACGAAGAGCGTGGCCCGGGTCGGGGCTCCGCCTCCGACTCCGGAAGCTGCGGCTGCGGCGAGCCCGCCCGCGCCAGCCCCTGTCGTGGAGGAAGAGGTCGTCTCGTTCTCGGATCCCTACGTCGACACGCCGCTCTGCACTTCGTGCAACGAATGCCTGAACGTGAACCCGCTCATGTTCAAGTACAACGGCGACAAACAGGCAGTCCTCGCGGACGCCAAGGCCGGCACGTTCCTGCAGCTGGTCAGGGCCGCAGAGAAGTGCCCCGCCGCCTGCATTCACCCAGGGGAGCCCCGCAAAGACGACAAAACGGTCGACGCCGACCTCCTCGCCAGAGCGGCACGTTTCAACTGA
- a CDS encoding 2-oxoglutarate oxidoreductase — protein MFGLKLDWVADISPRHFVLEDYEGATPRWCPGCGDHAVLTAVQRLVRDYQLPPEKVAMISGIGCSSRFPHYMKTYGFHSLHGRALPVACGVRSRRPDLHVFVSTGDGDCCAIGTAHWIHAIRYNMKMTVMLFDNNVYGLTKMQTSPTSRLTQKSNTHPAGSPLSPLNPLSVVLGIRNASFLAQTVDWNPVHVAATIKQAYEHEGLSFVRILQRCPHYMDHQWDDVQQDPTKLLLLTHPDGIPADASLNRMFPNRVEHDPSDLKAARDIAGSEMPIPIGLLYRNKNAERYDKESARGIGTGVEKKLAAVQSEIDRFLV, from the coding sequence ATGTTCGGACTGAAGCTCGACTGGGTTGCTGACATCTCCCCCCGCCACTTCGTGCTGGAGGACTACGAAGGTGCAACGCCGCGCTGGTGTCCCGGCTGCGGCGACCACGCGGTGCTCACGGCCGTGCAGAGGCTCGTGCGCGACTACCAGCTGCCACCGGAGAAGGTCGCGATGATATCGGGCATCGGCTGCTCCAGCCGCTTCCCGCACTACATGAAGACCTACGGCTTCCACAGCCTGCATGGTCGCGCGTTGCCCGTTGCCTGTGGCGTACGCAGTCGCCGGCCGGATCTGCACGTCTTCGTCTCGACCGGCGACGGCGACTGCTGCGCCATCGGCACGGCGCACTGGATCCACGCGATTCGTTACAACATGAAGATGACCGTCATGCTGTTCGACAACAACGTCTACGGTCTGACCAAGATGCAGACGTCGCCGACCAGCCGTCTGACCCAGAAGTCGAACACCCACCCCGCTGGGTCACCGCTCAGCCCGCTGAACCCGTTGTCCGTCGTGCTGGGCATCCGCAACGCTTCCTTTCTGGCTCAGACCGTGGACTGGAACCCCGTCCACGTGGCGGCAACCATCAAGCAGGCGTACGAACACGAGGGACTGAGCTTCGTGCGCATCCTGCAGCGCTGTCCGCATTACATGGATCACCAGTGGGACGACGTGCAGCAAGATCCGACCAAGCTGCTGCTCTTGACACACCCGGATGGGATCCCGGCCGACGCGAGCCTGAATCGCATGTTCCCCAACCGCGTCGAGCACGATCCGAGTGACCTCAAAGCGGCGCGTGACATCGCGGGCTCCGAGATGCCGATCCCGATCGGGCTCCTGTACCGGAACAAGAACGCGGAGCGCTACGACAAGGAGTCGGCTCGCGGGATCGGCACCGGCGTCGAGAAGAAGCTGGCGGCGGTGCAGAGTGAGATCGACCGTTTCCTCGTTTGA